Genomic DNA from Halobaculum sp. MBLA0147:
CAGCAGCGTCCCCGCGGTGAGCGTCACCGCGGCGGCCGCGAGGAACGGCACGGTCGACTCTCCGTAGTACAGCGCCACGGCGACCGGCACCGCCAGCGGCACGGCGAGGTACCGGAGCACCCGCCCGAGCACCGCCCCGGTCGCCCGGAGGTCGACGCGCGAGGTCACCGTCGCCTCCCGGAGCGACGGTTCGGCCGCGTCACGACTCCGCAGAGTCGACAGTCGAGTCGCGTCACGACCCTGCGGAGCGACGCTCCTCGCACTCGTTCACGTCCGACCCGCTCGATCCGACTCGCCGTTCTCCGACCCACTCGTCGCGTCGTCCGGCCGTCGACCCCCCAGTCGTGCCGTCGCGCGTGGTGACCGTGTCGACTCACGTGACTGGTTCGCCGGTGGGCGCACGGGGGTAAAAGTCCACTCCCGTCCGTCGATCCGCGTCGGTGACGCGCCGCCCCTCTCACGTGGACGCAGCCGCGAGCGACGGAGCCGTCTCCACGCCGCCGTCGCGCCCGACCGATCGCACCCGACTCCGAGATATTCTGTATCGCGGAGAACGATTTACAGCTCGCCGAGCCGACGCGCGATCACGGGCAACGACGCCTCGCGACAGTCGAGGAACGTCCCGTCGACGCGTTCGACCCCGGCGTCCGCGCCGTCACTGCCAACGTGGACCAACTCGTTCGGGTCGACGTCGAGTCGCCGCGCGGCGGTCTCGAAGGCGCGCGGGTGTGACTTCTGCCACCCGCAGGCGGCACTGGAGACGATCGCGTCGAACGACTCGCGATCGACCGCGGCACGGATCAGCGTCCGGCGGACGAGTTCGGGCGCGGCGGCGTCTGCCACGATCCCGACCGGCCCCCGCTCGGCGGCCGCCGCGACGGCATCGACGGCCCCTTCGCGGGTCTCGACCTCGGGGTCGAACGCTGCCACGGCGGCCCGACGGGGCGCGTTGTTCGGCGCGTCGACGCCACGCGAGGAGAGTGCCGCGCTGACGTGTGCCGGGAGTGGCACCTCGGCACCCGCCGGCGCGTCCACGTGTGTCTCGGCGTAGGCGGTCGCCCAGTCGTCCGGCACGGCCACGTCGCGGGCGGCCAACTCCTCGGCGACGGCCGTGGCGGGGTCGTCCGGGAAGTCGGCGTCCACGAGTGTCCCGAACAGGGCGAAAGTGGTCGCGGTCACGGTCGCGGGTGGGTACCCGGACGGCTTCTGTCGTTCGACTCGTCGCGAGGCGAGACGGGACGGGTCGACCCGAGTCGAGCGAGACGACCGGCGACGAGGAGGGAGGACTGAGAGAGGTCGCGTCGAGCGAGAAGCGCCGAGTTCGACCGCGAGATTGGGTGTCGAGCGCCTCAGTGGCGGATCACGTTCGCCTCGAGGTCGCGCGGGAAGTGCGTCAGCGTCTCCGTCCCGTCGGCAGTGACGGCGACAGTGTCGGAGTGGCGGTAACCGAACTCCTCGGTGTAGATCCCGGGTTCGATGGTGTAGACGTGCCCCTCGCGCATCACCTCGTCGCCGTCGGCGACGTACTCGTAGTCGTCCCACCCGCGGTCGAGGTACGGGGGCTCGTGGCCGCCCATCCCGATGTTGTGGCCCACGTGGTGTTGGGCGTACTCCGTGATCCCCTGTTCCTCGAAGTAGTCCCACACCACCTGGTCGACGTGGGCGATGGAGACGCCAGGGCCGAGCGCGTCGATGGCCAGCGACTGGGCCTCCAGCATCAACTCGAAGTAGTGTTCCTGTTCGTCGCTCGGCTCGCCGACGAACATCGTCCGCTCCAGCTCGGAGAAGTAGCCGTCAACGTTGGCCGACGCCCCCGTGATCAACACGTCACCCTCCGAGAGTCGCTCGTTCGGGGTGTGGCCGTGCGGGAGGGCGGTCTCGTGCCCGGAGATGTACCCCGCGTGGACGGGGCCGTCGCCACGGACGCGGACACTGTAGGTGTCACCCAGCGTGTCGAGCATCGCCCGCGAGGCGTCCGTCGAGGCGCGCTGGCTCACCGTCGCCGGGTGTTCGCCGGGCTCGGTGTAGTCTGCGAGGTACCGGTGGCCGAGGTTCGCCCACTTCGCGGACTCGCGGATCAACTCGATCTCGGCGGCCGTCTTCTCCCACCGCATCCGGTCGACCCACGACTGGTCGGTCACGTCGACGAACTCCGACAGCGCCGGCCCCTCGTACCCCATCACGCCCGGGGCGCCGTCTGCGTCGGCGATCACCGACTCGACACCCATCCCGTCGAGCATCTCCGCGGCGGTCTCGATCGGTGCGCCGCCGGGGTAGTCGAAGTAGTGGTGGACGGCGTCGATCCGTGGGTTCGGCTCGACGCGTTCGACCTCGAGCCGTGGCACCACGATCTCGATCCGGTCCTGGGTGAGCGCCAGGACGACCGGTCGCTCCGTCTGGACGTGGTGGAACCCGGTGAGGTACTCGATACTCGTCGCGCCGAACCAGACGCCGGCGTCGGCGTCCGTCTCCGCCAACCGGTCGCGCACCGCTTCCAGCCGGTCGTCGAACTCCGAGTCTGGGAGTCGTGTCGCCATACACGCCGGAGGGAGCCGACGAGGCGTAAGTTCTCGGGTAGCGGCGGGTCGACGGCAGCGCCGGGGGTGCCGACCCCCGATCAGGTGGAGTAAAGTAGAGAGTGCTATACAGAACTGGTGTGGCGCCACCCACAGCATACTCTCGCTCGGGTCACCGTCGACTCGGTGTGCCGCTCACGGGAGCGCGGTCGCGAGGTCGCGCACCTCGTCGGCCACGTTGAGCGGGTCCAGCCAGCGCGCCGGGATCGCGTCGGCACCGAACCGTGCGCCCGCGGCGGCACCACAGACGGCACCCAGGGTGTCGGTGTCGCCGCCGCGCGAGACGGTCGTGACGAGACACTCCTCGAAGGAGTCGTGTGCCGTGGCGTCGTACAGCGCGGTCTCCAGCGTGTGGATCACGTAGCCGCTCGTCTCCAGGTCGGCGCCACGGTGGTCCGTCGCGTTCGCCAGCGCAGTCCGGACCGCTCGCGGTGCGTCGCGGTCCGCCGCCAGCGAGAGCGCGTCGTCGACGGCCGCCTCGGGGTCGTCTCCGGCCAGTAGTCGGTCACAGACCACCCCGAAGGCGACACAGCTCTCGACACACCGCGGATCGGCGTGCGTGATCCGGGAGTCGGCCGCGAGCACCTGGTTCCGGTGGTCGTCGTCCGGGAAGGCGAGTGCGTAGGGCGCACACCGCATCAGACTCCCGTTCCCGGCGTTCGACCCTTCCGGGCGGTCCTCCCACACTGCCTGGCCGGCCTCGTCCCACGGCGTGCCGTCCCGGATCGCGCGCAGTGCGTCGGCCGTCGTCAGCCCCACGTCGAACGGGTCCGACTCGTACCACTCCACGAACCGCCGCGCCACGTCTGCGCCGTCGAATTCACCGGTCTCGACGAGACTCCGTGCGACACACAGCGCCAGCTCGGTGTCGTCGGTCACGGTGCCGGCCGGCTGGCCGTGGGTGCCGTTCCCGTACATCTCCGTCACGCGGCCGTACTGGTCGGCGACGGCGGTCGAGGACTGGAACTCGACGGGGCGTCCGAGGGCGTCGCCGACGGCGAGCCCGAGTAGACAGCCGACGGCGCGGTCCCGGCGGTCGGCGGCGGAGTCCGTGTCTGTCACGGCTCGGCGTCCGGTCGGGGAAGAGGTGTGCGTTTCGGCCGGCGAGAGAGAGGGGTACGTAGTTCGACCGGCAGGACGGGGGTGTTGTGCGTTTTCGCCGACGGAGCGAGAGTGGTGTGCGTTTCGGTCGGTGGAGCGAGAGTGGTGTGCGTTTCGGTCGGTGGAGCGAGAGTGGAGTGCGTTTCGGTCGGCGGAGCGGGAGTGGTGTGTATCCGGCCGACGGCGCGGAGCGGTGTGATCGCGTGCGTCGGGCGTGATGGGTACGGAGTCGACCTTCTCGTGCGGTCGGCTCACACGAGTGCTCGCGGTCGGTCCGAACCCGAGGGCTCAAACGTCTCGCTCGACTCGGCTCGGGCGACATGGTCGACACGACACTCTCGGTGTTGGCACTCCTGACGGGGCTCGTGACGGGTGCCGTCTTCGCGGCACTGGAGGTACCGATCCCGGCACCGCCGGAACTCCCCGGCGTGCTCGGCATCGTCGGCATCTACGCCGGCTACAGACTGGTCCAGTGGGCCGACGTGGGTGTGAACCTCCTCGACGCCGTCGGCCTCTGAGGAGTCGTCGCTCGGCCGCTGTCGAGGGAACTCGTGTCACTCTACCGACGGGGTCGAGTGTGGTCACCCGCCGAGGCGGTCGGTGTCGATCTCGACACCCGGCGGGGAGACGATCAGGAACCCGCGGAAGTGGGTGAGGCCGCCGTCCATCTCGGAGACCGCCGGTGCGAGCTCTTCTGCGAGGTCGTTCAACTCCCCCTCGACGTCCAAGACGAGCACGTTGCCGTACTCGACGTGACGGGTCCACTCCTCGGCGTCCGTCGTCCCGTCGAGGACGCCCAGGACCACGTCGCCGATCACCCCGTCGTCGCTCATCTCGTCTTCCACGTCGGCGAGGCTGAGACTGAAGTCCGTGTCCGTGTCCGACTCCTCGCTGGGTTCGCTCACGCCCGCGAAGACGAGTGGCCGCGAGTTAAGCGTTCGCCACCCGCCCGCCGCGCCGCCGAC
This window encodes:
- a CDS encoding HAD family hydrolase; the protein is MTATTFALFGTLVDADFPDDPATAVAEELAARDVAVPDDWATAYAETHVDAPAGAEVPLPAHVSAALSSRGVDAPNNAPRRAAVAAFDPEVETREGAVDAVAAAAERGPVGIVADAAAPELVRRTLIRAAVDRESFDAIVSSAACGWQKSHPRAFETAARRLDVDPNELVHVGSDGADAGVERVDGTFLDCREASLPVIARRLGEL
- a CDS encoding M24 family metallopeptidase; amino-acid sequence: MATRLPDSEFDDRLEAVRDRLAETDADAGVWFGATSIEYLTGFHHVQTERPVVLALTQDRIEIVVPRLEVERVEPNPRIDAVHHYFDYPGGAPIETAAEMLDGMGVESVIADADGAPGVMGYEGPALSEFVDVTDQSWVDRMRWEKTAAEIELIRESAKWANLGHRYLADYTEPGEHPATVSQRASTDASRAMLDTLGDTYSVRVRGDGPVHAGYISGHETALPHGHTPNERLSEGDVLITGASANVDGYFSELERTMFVGEPSDEQEHYFELMLEAQSLAIDALGPGVSIAHVDQVVWDYFEEQGITEYAQHHVGHNIGMGGHEPPYLDRGWDDYEYVADGDEVMREGHVYTIEPGIYTEEFGYRHSDTVAVTADGTETLTHFPRDLEANVIRH
- a CDS encoding ADP-ribosylglycohydrolase family protein translates to MTDTDSAADRRDRAVGCLLGLAVGDALGRPVEFQSSTAVADQYGRVTEMYGNGTHGQPAGTVTDDTELALCVARSLVETGEFDGADVARRFVEWYESDPFDVGLTTADALRAIRDGTPWDEAGQAVWEDRPEGSNAGNGSLMRCAPYALAFPDDDHRNQVLAADSRITHADPRCVESCVAFGVVCDRLLAGDDPEAAVDDALSLAADRDAPRAVRTALANATDHRGADLETSGYVIHTLETALYDATAHDSFEECLVTTVSRGGDTDTLGAVCGAAAGARFGADAIPARWLDPLNVADEVRDLATALP
- a CDS encoding XapX domain-containing protein; its protein translation is MVDTTLSVLALLTGLVTGAVFAALEVPIPAPPELPGVLGIVGIYAGYRLVQWADVGVNLLDAVGL
- a CDS encoding DUF5779 family protein is translated as MSEPSEESDTDTDFSLSLADVEDEMSDDGVIGDVVLGVLDGTTDAEEWTRHVEYGNVLVLDVEGELNDLAEELAPAVSEMDGGLTHFRGFLIVSPPGVEIDTDRLGG